The genomic segment GCCGATGCAGGAAGTACGACTGATCCTTCGTATGATCGAACGCTTTCAGCAGTTCGAAGCGGCCATTGTTCTCGCGCACGCGCGCATAGTGGCCGGTCGCGATGGTTTCCGCGCCGAGCGACATTGCGTGATCGAGGAAGGCCTTGAACTTGATTTCGGCGTTGCACAGCACGTCCGGATTCGGCGTGCGGCCGGCCGAGTATTCGCGCAGGAATTCGGCGAACACGCGGTCCTTGTATTCGGACGCGAAATTGACCGCTTCGACGTCGATACCGATCAGATCCGCCACCGACACCACGTCGATCCAGTCCTGCCGCGTCGAGCAGTATTCGCTGTCGTCGTCGTCTTCCCAGTTTTTCATGAACAGGCCGACCACGTCGTAGCCCTGTTCTTTCAGCAGCCACGCGGTAACCGACGAATCGACGCCGCCCGACATGCCTACTACGACTTTCTGCTTGCTCATAAGGTGCTCACTGGGTGCTGCATCACTGCATGGATCGTGGGGATGGCCGCTCGTGACGGCTACCTTTTTTGCCCGACCGAATGCGTATGCACGAAGTCGAGCGGGAAACGCCGGCCTGCGAGGTAATCGTCGATGCACTGCATGACGAGCGGCGTGCGATGCCGTTCGGGACACGCGCGCAGTTCGTCGGCGCTCATCCACAACGTACGGACGATATCGGGGTCGAGTGCGCGCGCCGCGTCGGGTTCGCCGCTCGCGCCGCAATAGGTGAAGCGCAAATACGTGACGCCCTCACTGCCGGGACGCTCGAAATGGGTCATGTACATGCCGACCAGCGCCTCGGGCGCGAACGGATGGGCCGTTTCTTCGAGCGTTTCGCGGATCACCGCGTCCAGCAGCGATTCGCCCGCCTCCAGGTGGCCGGCGGGCTGGTTCAGGCGCAAGCCGTCGACGGTATGTTCCTCGACGACGAGGAAGCGCCCGTCACGCTCGACAATCGCCGCCACAGTGACGTGCGGCAGCCAGGTTTCCGGTTTCATGGGTGCGCATTTTACCGTTTATAGGCCGGGGCTGCCGGGAAGCGGGTTGGGCGTCGCGATGCCCCTCGCATCCGCCGAAGCCCCCGTATTGTCCCCGGTTTTGGCGAACAGACGGTTTCGGTTAAAGTGGGGCGTTAGCCGTTGCACTTGCAAGCCGGCGTGCCTCGTCGGCGGAACTGTCGTCAAACAGGAAGTCGAGGAGGAACAACGATGCACATCGGAGTGCCAGCCGAGACGCGCGCGCACGAAACCCGTGTCGCCGCGACGCCTGAAACGGTCAAGA from the Paraburkholderia fungorum genome contains:
- a CDS encoding NUDIX hydrolase; its protein translation is MKPETWLPHVTVAAIVERDGRFLVVEEHTVDGLRLNQPAGHLEAGESLLDAVIRETLEETAHPFAPEALVGMYMTHFERPGSEGVTYLRFTYCGASGEPDAARALDPDIVRTLWMSADELRACPERHRTPLVMQCIDDYLAGRRFPLDFVHTHSVGQKR